The following coding sequences lie in one Notolabrus celidotus isolate fNotCel1 chromosome 20, fNotCel1.pri, whole genome shotgun sequence genomic window:
- the LOC117832495 gene encoding cytohesin-4-like, giving the protein MDPNKGVQFLVEHGLLEWQAESVAEFLYKEEGLNKTAIGNLLGEREELHLEILKAFVDLHEFSDLNLVQALRQFLWSFRLPGEAQKIDRMMEAFAARYCACNPGVFKSTDTCYILSFSIIMLNTSLHNPNVKEKPSLQRFVSMNRAINSGEDLPIELLTKLYASIRSEPFKIPEDDGNDLTLTFFNPDREGWLLKNGGRVKTWKRRWFILTDSCLYYFKYTTDKDPIGIIPLENLSVRKLQDTSKPYCLELYNPKGLKIKACKTENKGRVVQGKHQSYMLSAGSEDERDDWIDAIRSSMAKDPFYDLVSARKRKLINTSPSKD; this is encoded by the exons gGGGTTCAGTTCCTGGTAGAGCACGGTCTACTGGAGTGGCAAGCGGAGTCTGTGGCTGAGTTCCTTTATAAAGAGGAAGGACTGAACAAAACTGCCATTGGGAACCTCCTGGGAGAAAG GGAGGAGCTGCACTTGGAGATCCTGAAAGCATTTGTGGATCTGCATGAGTTCTCAGATCTGAACCTGGTGCAGGCGCTCAG GCAGTTTCTGTGGAGCTTCCGCCTGCCGGGAGAAGCTCAGAAGATTGACAGGATGATGGAGGCGTTTGCAGCTCGTTACTGTGCCTGTAACCCAGGTGTCTTCAAATCTACAG acaCTTGCTACATCCTGTCATTCTCCATCATCATGCTCAACACGAGCCTCCATAACCCAAATGTGAAGGAGAAGCCGAGCCTGCAGAGATTTGTCTCCATGAACCGAGCAATCAACAGTGGGGAGGACTTGCCCATCGAGCTGCTCACG AAACTTTATGCTAGCATCCGCAGCGAGCCGTTCAAAATCCCTGAGGATGATGGGAATGACCTCACGCTTACGTTTTTCAACCCGGACAGAGAAGGATGGCTGCTGAAGAACG GAGGCCGAGTTAAAACCTGGAAGAGAAGATGGTTCATTCTAACTGACAGCTGTCTGTACTACTTTAAATACACCACA GATAAAGACCCAATTGGGATCATCCCTCTGGAGAACCTGAGTGTGAGGAAGCTACAGGACACCAGCAAACCg tACTGTCTGGAGTTATATAACCCTAAAGGACTGAAGATTAAAGCCTGTAAGACAGAGAACAAAGGCAGAGTGGTTCAGGGGAAACATCAGTCCTACATGCTGAGTGCAGGCAGTGAAGACGAACGAGACGACTGGATCGACGCCAtcag GTCGAGTATGGCTAAGGACCCTTTTTACGACTTGGTGTCTGCACGCAAGAGGAAGCTCATAAACACCTCGCCATCAAaggactga